The Malus sylvestris chromosome 14, drMalSylv7.2, whole genome shotgun sequence genome segment TTTTAGGCCTTCCAATTGGACAGCACATAAGTTGCAGGTACGATTGATtcatattggtttttttttcgtttACTAAATTGTCATCTTTTCTGAGTCTTTTAGCTTTCGATAATTTgatatatgatggatgattcACTGAATGTTTGTTGGAAATTCCGATCGATAAAGAGGAagtttggatgattttttgtcCTGATTGTATCATTGTAGCTTCTTATGTGATATACTTTGTCGAATAGGGGCAAGGATGCGCAAGGAGAAGAGATTATCAAACCATATACCCCAACTACATTGGATTCTGATGTTGGATATTTTGAATTGGTTATAAAGGTATTTATCTGTTAACTTGTAGGGAGATTCACTTGTACCTTCACTTTATTGAAAAATGGAAACAGAGAAAAATGTACATgtagttattttaaaaaggtCTCATGTATTGGATATTTCTTTGCATCAGATGTATCCTCAAGGAAGAATGTCACATCACTTCCGAGAGATGCGTGTTGGAGATCATCTTGCTGTCAAGGGACCGAAGGTACACATTTTATTTGCTATTCAAATGTGTTTGGCACTTAAATCATATAAATCCTACATGCAAAAGTTGGATCTCTGAAATTTTATGGTTACCAGGGGCGTTTCAAGTATCAACCTGGCCAAGTTAGAGCATTTGGGATGCTTGCTGGAGGGTCTGGAATCACGCCAATGTTCCAGGTATGTATGTTTTAGCACATAAGAGTACAATTTGTTCTTTCGTTTCTCTAGTCTTGGAGAATATTCTCACCTTATCTGCGTCCACTGTAGGTTGCGAGGGCAATATTAGAAAACCCAAAAGACAAAACGAAGGTGCACTTGATCTATGCCAATGTGACATATGAGGACATTCTCTTAATGGTATCCTGCTCTCCCCTTTGTATCATGTATCGTGTTTCGTATCATCTTTGCATTGCCTACTTCTTATGTTTATTTGATAATTTATACTACCACGGGTTTGGCCCATTCTTTCACCCAGGAACCAACATATTGGGACAGTATAAAATGTTAGCAGGATGGGTCTACTAATGCAGTTTAATTTGATATTTCTTAGTTGACTATACAATTCCCACTTAGATAACCTGCCTTGTTGAATGTGCAGTGAATTACTTGCTTGGTCTGTATATAGTCTAGGAAGATGCTATTTGTTTTCGGCTTTGACATTGAACTGGGAAGTAGGAATTGTGTTTGGCACTTGAGAATTGCAGTCGTGTAATTGGAATTCCTTCTGTTTGTTTGCAGGAAGAGTTGGATGGCCTTGCTAGGAACTACCCTGATCGCTTCAAGATTTACTACGTCTTGAATCAGGTTAGTTGCCTTTCTCATGCAGTATCTTCTGCTTCGATGCTATTATTTCGTTACTGTGAATGATATTCCGTCTTTTTTTCGTTAGTGTTGACTCCTAGTCCTTATGTTGTATGCCATGACTGACGAccattatgttttttttcctgCCTCTGAAAACCGGTACTTCACAGCCTCCGGAAGTATGGGATGGTGGTGTTGGCTTTGTCTCAAAGGAAATGATTCAAGAGCAATTGCCTGCCCCGGCGCATGATATTCAGGTAAGTGAATCTAAAAGCTTGCAAACACGCGTTTCCATTATCGCGCTGTTAGATATGAAAAGTCGCTAGCGTATTGTTATAAGCGAAGTGCTGACATTGTCCTTGGAAATCTGCAGATTCTGAGGTGTGGTCCGCCCCCGATGAACAAGGCCATGGCTGGTCACCTTGAAGCACTTGGATATGCACCGGAGATGCAGTTCCAGTTCTGATCGTTCTGTACGGTCTTCTACAAATGCTGTAACCAGAGGTTTCGCGGGTCGAGCGAAGGACTTCCATTCATTGGCACATTCTTTGCTTTAAAAGTCGGATGGAACTTTTTACATGGCAATTGTAATTGTTAAAGTGGATTCCTTTGGTTCAAGAAGGGATGTTGGATCTTGTTTCTGATGGTTTGGGATCGGAATTTTGGATTAATCCTAGGAATAAATTCACTTTACTACAAATACAAGCAACTCTAAGCACCCTTTTCATCTTTtttaaaattcttaaaaatcTTGATTGAACACACCAGTGATGTCGACTTAACAACTCCAAATCTTCTTggaaacattttaatttttgccgaaattcataaatggttatatgtattttattaaGAGAAGAAGGTTCGTCAactttttgcctttttttttcaattttgcctTCATTTTTGAATACCTAATGTTGACATGagaagggcaaaatagtaattttgtacattttgaactttctgttcccttttttttctattttgccctcacttttgatacacaatatttacataaagagggcaaaataataattttgtatcaaaatatttacataaaataaaaatatgcacttattaagagaaattgtctcaccatcattttttcatacaGGTAAGTGAAATCATGATTTTCTTTGGATAGTTTGAATGAACTGAAGCGGTTGTTCAttcacacaaagtgtgtgctctCTTTGTTAGTGTGTGTGATAATTGTTATATTAATGTGAGTTGAACCAAAAACCTCTTGTTAACACGACTCTCAAAAAAGGGACTCTCTTCATGAAATCTCTGTCACCTTATGTTTTTAGCACAATATTTTGTAAAGTTGATATagaaattaacgttaaactgtaAGGTGACAGAGAATCTAAAGAGAATCTCTTTAGCATTTATCTACTACAAAATCGTACTGCTATTAATACACTTTTCTCTCCTAACTCGTAGCCAAGCAAACTAGTTTTATCATCATTGATTAAGTTTATCATCTTCTTGTTATTTGTGTCAAGGAAGGTGAGAGACAGCATATGTCACTTGACAAAGTCTCTCCATGCCTAAgacaatcaaaataaaaatcaatcaGGTAAAAGGGACCGTTGCTAACAaggtcaaaaaaaaaagggaagccCAAGTCATATACCCCTTCCAACTGGCTGAAAGTGACATAACATTGAACGAATTTATGTTGCAATATTCCGGTATCATAATACAATGCCATAAAAAATGGATAATGTGATGATAAATTCGTTCCATGTAAGGAGAAATGTTTTGGTGTGTTGGGAACATTGGCTTGTACACTAAGtatcataacaaaaaaaaaggaaaataacttgaaaattttaaattttaacgaaaatgacaaaataaagggtaaagtaaataataccggaaatttttcgttaaagttctttagtaaaaatgattggttacttgatttttttttcaaccaaTTATATTATACTACTTAATATAccgaatgatttttttttttcaaccagTTACTCTCCCAACtaagaaaatatatttatttgcATTGGTTGCATTTGTAGATCCCAATTGAGCATCAACGTGCAGATTTGCATAGTTTGACTCAAAATGTCCACTATTTTCAAGGCGACCCATCAATTCGTGGCTGttttttatgttaaaaaaagTAGAACAACCAGTGCGTAGTTGTTGAGAGTTGTTAACAaatatgtttattttatttttcaaataatatttgatcaaagattaagtacacTCCACTATTTTTAATTAACTACCCGATCGAGTTAGTAAAGCATCTAATAttctaaaaaatcaaaatcaaaataaaacaagTAATCAAGAGGGATAGAGAGGTACATTGGTGATCGGTTATGTTATCGTAACACATTGTATATTACTTTTTAATAAGCCGATCGAGCATTCCGTTAGTATACAATGTGACACATTTATAGTGAACTCCTCTCTTTTTTGCTTAACTTTGATTTCATGAGAATTTCACGCTAGTATTGTTTTGCTTATTTATATGATGTATCAAGAAGAAAAATTACACTAAAAATGAAGTctctttgaaaataaaatatcaaatataTCGATAATCGTCATCGAAGAGTCGAAAGCAAAAGTAGACTCCAAAATAACGTGCCTTGATAAATAGACCATTTGTTGCTTGCCATAATTAACATAATTATGGTTGAGTTAAACTTAAGTAGCAATAACAatactttttataaaataaaatacaaaaattaaaacaaagaaattagaaattatgtaaaGTCCATTGAAATTACGAGAACAGATGAGCCCGCTTCAACAGATAGACCCCCCTATTCCAACGCTTCCTTCTTCCCACTCCTTTGCTTCTGAGATAAAAACTCGAATTCTCAGCTGGCAAATTCGTCACCTACTCAACAAAAATACCAACCGCGGCGATTGGTTTTCATCCACGGTACGAAATCCACGCCATTTTCTTCCTTACCAAACCAACGCACCCACATTGGATTTCTCTCTGTTTCCTCTTCTTCTGCTTCAGCTGGATTCTGGGTTGCTTTCTTCTGGTGGGTTTGATCACATTTGATTGGATTTCACATGGGTTTTCTGTTTTTTCTCATCTGATTTCATCtgggttttctttttctgaGCTGATTCTCTCTCCGTattgttcttgttcttcaatTGTAGCCCGTGTAGCGAAATGGAGAGAGAAAACAATGGTGTGAGAGCGTAATGAGATCTGTTTTCATGGGTTAGTTTCACCATCTTCAATCTATATTTTGCATTGGATTACCAATCTTAGCGTTTCTTCTCTCTTCTGGGTGTTGAAAGTTTCTGCATTTTTGTGATGGTGCTGGGAAATGATTGATGGAAATCTGTTCCGATCAGTGTTTAGATTCTTTCGGCTAAATGCCGCGGTTTTTTATGATTCCGTGATGTGTTTCATCAATCATTTAGTTTAATTCTCGTTGGTTTTCATGGTTTTCGATTTCTCGGGTATTGAGTATCATGATTCATTGAATCGCTTGGGATGGGAATTACAATGGCCGAAAGGAATGTTTCGTCCCTCGCTGTCATTACTCGAAAATCtttgttctttttgtttataGTTGCATCAACACTCTTCATATTATCTTGGTTCTTTGTGTTGCGTTCGACGGGCAGTCCTCGCTTCATTGACCATAAATTGTTACCCAATTCCAAGCTTAATGCCGCGATTGGCAGCAGGAGTTCTGGAAGTGAGAGTCAAAAAGATGTCGAACCCTCAACTGGGAATCGAGCAATCCTTGTGGataatgaggaagaagaaaagccaTCATCTTCATCCCAAGAAAAAGAAGCGTCCCAAGCTAACAATGGTGTCAGATGTAACACAAATGAGAAAGTAGTTCTCAAGGTGTTCATGTACGATTTACCCCCCGAATTTCATTTCGGACTCCTGAATTGGAAACCCCAAGGGCGTAGCGTTTGGCCAGATTTTCATACTAAAATACCTGCTTATCCCGGCGGGTTGAATTTGCAACACAGTATAGAATATTGGCTGACACTGGACCTCCTTGCTTCGGAACTTCCCAACCCACCAAATGCTCGTGCTGCAATGAGAGTGCGCAATGCTAGCGAAGCTGACATTATTTTTATACCGTTCTTTTCTTCCTTAAGCTATAACCGATTCTCCAAGAGAAACCCGCACCAGAAGAAAAGCAGTAATAAGGTGCTGCAAGATAAATTGGTTAAGTATGTGACTGCTCAAAAGGAATGGAAGAGGTCGGGGGGAAGAGACCACTTAATTGTGGCTCACCATCCAAATAGCCTTTTAGACGCGAGGATGAGTCTATGGCCTGCAACATTCATACTTTCGGACTTTGGGAGGTATCCTCCAAACGTAGCAAATGTGGAGAAAGATGTCATTGCTCCCTACAAGCATGTAATCAAATCCTATGTGAATGACTCGTCTACTTTTGATAGTCGGCCAACTTTGCTGTACTTCCAAGGCGCGATATATCGAAAGGATGTACGTATTCCCTCTCCTTTATTTACTTATGTTGGTTGTTTCTTCTAACCTTTGATGGAGGAAAGTATGTAATTTTGCTCGTTCTTGTTTCTGATGTTACCCGGACAAATTTAATCTGCTCAGTCATAGAAAACCTAATGTGTTAATGCTGACTATCAAATCTGAACAGATCAAGGTTAAATCTAGATACTCTCTAAAGAAATTTCCTTTTACATAGATGCGTTTCGATGTAAAATCAATAAGACCTAGTTCTAAATCTGCATATGTTGCAGTTGTCAAGACAGCAATCTTAGTTGCATAGATTCAAGTataaatttcttatttttactgGATATGGCATACATAGTGGAGGTGATTCAGGATTTGAGAGCTACATGTTAACTTGTTCGTATAGTTTGCTACGGTGAAGGAGATGCATTATGCAGAAAGAATGCAACATAAAATGTTTGCTCATTCTTTTCATGTTAACTTCCTCTGTCTTTCATTTTCGGTTTTGGTCTAGGCTGTATGTTCATTCCTAACTCACGGCTCTTGACTTTCCGGTTCCACATGTTCAGGGTGGCTTTGTTCGGCAAGAGTTGTTCTATCTTCTACAAGACGAAAAAGATGTTCATTTCACATTTGGGAGTGTTCAAAAAGATGGAATCAACAAGGCCTCCCAGGGTATGCACACCTCCAAATTCTGCCTCAACATAGCTGGTGACACCCCATCATCAAATCGCCTCTTTGACGCTATTGCTAGCCACTGTGTCCCCGTCATCATCAGTGATGATATTGAACTTCCGTACGAGGATGTGCTTGACTACTCTGAGTTCTGCATATTTATTCGAACAAGGGATGCTCTTAAGCAGAACTTTCTCGTAAACCTCACCAGGAACATTGGGAGGGACGAGTGGACGCGAATGTGGAAGAAGTTGCAGGAGGTTCAGAAATTCTATGAGTTTCAGTTTCCATCAAGGGAGGGCGATGCTGTCCAGATGATATGGCAAGCAGTTGCTCGCAGAGTTCCGGCTATCAGAATGAAGTTACACAAGTCTAGACGATTCTCTCGAACAGTTTCTCGGAAGGAGACGGGATTAAGCAGGATACCATCACCAAGTAACTTTTGGTAAGACGGGGGAATTAACAGTCTGTCTCTGCAGATTTTCTGACTATTAACAGCCACACAGGACTAAACtacaagaaacaacattgtgcAAACATGTTCATTTGCTCCAACATTAGAAAATTAAATTGGATAAGTTAGATCTACGCCTTCAAAACCGATTCGTTCTTCGCTCCTACTCAGGATAGAATTCAGTTGGTAGTCATATTTCATTTCTAAGGAAAAGGTTGTCATCTGTAAACTCATAATATTTTTATCTGGTCACTTGCATCCGACATTCTTACACGCATTTCGTCCTTGTCGTTGTGTTGTTTCGTAGCAACGAACTGGCAAAATGATCGTTTGGATGATCGTACCGGTGAATAGGCTTGCATTTCTTGTCAATATCTATGATTTTTCTGGGTTTCTATTCCCTTCATGGGGACTGTTCTGTTTGGCCAACTAGATGTAGACTGTGGTCTGTTTTTTCCAATTTGCATGAAAACTTGAAAGGACGAATGTGTGCAGGAAATAAAAATTGGTGGTCAAATTTACATAAATTAGTGGTTTCAATCTGACATTACAATCAAGTTGGAGAGCCAATATGCGATTATTCAAGTTTGAAGGCacttaaaaaaagaagatagtTTTCGACAAGGGGggcaaattgaattgaaaattttgatttgagCTTTCCAATCCAATATTTTTCGACTTTGTAGCACCTTAAATCAAATTCGACATCCAAAAATTGAAATCCGAAAATTACAAACAAGTTAACAACAAAATTGAAATGTATCTGAATTTATTGAAATACATTGTGTTTTCCAGTCTAAACTCCTAAGGATGACTAATTTATGTTGAAATAATGAAAAACAATCATGTTTATGCATTCTGATGCAGATTTGATTCTTACCGATTCTCCTTCTCCCTAATAACTAACTATTTAACCCACTAAAAACGCTATCATTGTAGCacataaaatttcattttaaaagcGAAACTCCACTAGTTCTCTTTTATAAAGTGGATTATTGCCACTACGTTACTATATGGTAATCTCCTTAGGTTTACAATCTTGACCTTTCAAATTGGTGGGGCATATTCAAGATTTTAGGATTTTGCTCCTGTATTTAAGACAATCACTCTATCCACAGTCAGATggtgattgtattaaatacatgtaTCACATGAATTATTATCTGATCGTCAGATAGAGATTGTATTGAATACATGCAATTTTAGGCCGTCAGgtcgaataaattgaaaaaaacaaaaaaaaaaattaatggtgTATTGAAGGTAAAAAGGGATGTATGGATAGCAACAATCAAGTTTTCCGAATCAAATTACAGACTTAGATGCAAGAGAAAACAAAATGTGACTATCGAAGGCAGGCCTAAATCTTGGCCCGTGGAAAAAACGAAATGATAACTCAACAACCATTGAATGTTTCGGagaatgccaagcaaaacataCACAAGCTGTTGCTGGTAATATCCTCGTCAACGCATACTGTCAGATGATCTCTCCTTCGTCTTCACCGGAACATCTCTGTACATTTTCACTTGTTGCATCAAAGTTTCCCGCCGTGGTATTGCTACCTTGTTATTCGGATCAAACAGCAGTACTTCTTCAAACGCGTTCAGTGCAGCCTTAAAGTCTTTCCTCTTTTCATAAGCATCACCTAGGTTGTTCCAAGCTGTGACGTAGCCCGGTTGAAGCTTCACGGCAGTTTCAAACTGCGTAATTCCCTTAGCAAGTTTACCCTCACGGACATAACTGACACCGAGGGCGTTGTAAACCTATTCAAATACATGAAATGTGGAAACCAATATCAGAAAATTCATAATCCAAGCCCAAACATATGAtgtaaagaaaaatacaatctGATTTAATAGGGTGGATGGGATTACAGTTCAAAACATATGAAACTCGGGATGTGTAGACACCCCTGAACACACGAACAGAGACAATCATACGACAGCACTGAATATGCGTTACTCAGAATGACAAGTTAGCGCTCTTTTAACAGATGCAACTCCGGGAAGGACTAATACAAACAACAGAACCAAGTAGCAAGCATTGCAATTGGAATACAACAATTAAACAGTCGCAAGTATTTTTATAACACAATTCTTAAGCCAGGCCCATCTGTTTGTTGGATTCAGTATGATGTGCTTTAGTTTAGACAATAGAAGTGCAGATATATCTGAGAAGTCATCATACCTGAGCAAGATCTTGGTCGTCCCCATCCCATTTCTCAATTGCCTGAACCAAATACTTAATAGCAGCAGGATAAATTTTCCTCCTCAGCATCACTGCTCCAAGTTCGAAAAGCTCAGTTGCATCAGCATCACCGCTTCTTACTTGCTCCTGGTATTTCGATAGAAAACATTACAAGGTGAGTAACCGGTTGGCGGTTGTAGACAGCCTCTGTCAAATGTCCATAACAGCAGACAAACATTGAAGAATTTAATGTCTAGTGTAGGATGTGTAGCAAGTGTCAAGGCAGGAGCAAAGTATGTTGAAAACAGTGCATAATGGAAAATGCAAGGCTCATACCTGCAATTCTTTGGCAGAAAGATCAAGTTCTCTACGTACAAGCACTTGACGGATCACAAAGAAAGTTCCAACCCCAAGAAAACCTAACAATAGTAGCAAGTATGATAGCTGGATTCCTAATTCAAATAACTCCCCGGTCTCATAAACCGCATTTGGTTTAATAATATCACGTGATCGAGCCATTGGAGCAGAAATCAGCAATAAGCTTTGTCCAACCAAGAATGCAGATACCCAATCATATGGCCTCTTCATGAATTTTACATCCCCGGTAACCAAATGGTTCCCAAAAATCTCTGCAATAAGATGATGATATCACAAAGATCATTCCCAACGACCGAGTAAAAAGTATATAACAAAtgaaacatttaggtacataatGACATCATGTTAAAGAAATTTCGAGCGGTCCATAAAAGTTAACAATTTGTATCATGTCTGTGTGAAGATCAGTATTTGTGGTGAACAGGAAATTACTCTCCAAA includes the following:
- the LOC126600114 gene encoding NADH--cytochrome b5 reductase 1-like isoform X2, with translation MDFLESLDAQILVGAAVAVVVIAAVAYLFSSKKPKVYLDPANFKDFKLVKRTQLSHNVAKFKFELPTPTAVLGLPIGQHISCRGKDAQGEEIIKPYTPTTLDSDVGYFELVIKMYPQGRMSHHFREMRVGDHLAVKGPKGRFKYQPGQVRAFGMLAGGSGITPMFQVARAILENPKDKTKVHLIYANVTYEDILLMVSCSPLCIMYRVSYHLCIAYFLCLFDNLYYHGFGPFFHPGTNILMQFNLIFLS
- the LOC126600114 gene encoding NADH--cytochrome b5 reductase 1-like isoform X1, which gives rise to MDFLESLDAQILVGAAVAVVVIAAVAYLFSSKKPKVYLDPANFKDFKLVKRTQLSHNVAKFKFELPTPTAVLGLPIGQHISCRGKDAQGEEIIKPYTPTTLDSDVGYFELVIKMYPQGRMSHHFREMRVGDHLAVKGPKGRFKYQPGQVRAFGMLAGGSGITPMFQVARAILENPKDKTKVHLIYANVTYEDILLMEELDGLARNYPDRFKIYYVLNQPPEVWDGGVGFVSKEMIQEQLPAPAHDIQILRCGPPPMNKAMAGHLEALGYAPEMQFQF
- the LOC126600110 gene encoding tetratricopeptide repeat domain-containing protein PYG7, chloroplastic-like isoform X3, with the protein product MSSRQILRGELAVETPASTILEKIFGNHLVTGDVKFMKRPYDWVSAFLVGQSLLLISAPMARSRDIIKPNAVYETGELFELGIQLSYLLLLLGFLGVGTFFVIRQVLVRRELDLSAKELQEQVRSGDADATELFELGAVMLRRKIYPAAIKYLVQAIEKWDGDDQDLAQVYNALGVSYVREGKLAKGITQFETAVKLQPGYVTAWNNLGDAYEKRKDFKAALNAFEEVLLFDPNNKVAIPRRETLMQQVKMYRDVPVKTKERSSDSMR
- the LOC126600105 gene encoding probable arabinosyltransferase ARAD1, with the translated sequence MGITMAERNVSSLAVITRKSLFFLFIVASTLFILSWFFVLRSTGSPRFIDHKLLPNSKLNAAIGSRSSGSESQKDVEPSTGNRAILVDNEEEEKPSSSSQEKEASQANNGVRCNTNEKVVLKVFMYDLPPEFHFGLLNWKPQGRSVWPDFHTKIPAYPGGLNLQHSIEYWLTLDLLASELPNPPNARAAMRVRNASEADIIFIPFFSSLSYNRFSKRNPHQKKSSNKVLQDKLVKYVTAQKEWKRSGGRDHLIVAHHPNSLLDARMSLWPATFILSDFGRYPPNVANVEKDVIAPYKHVIKSYVNDSSTFDSRPTLLYFQGAIYRKDGGFVRQELFYLLQDEKDVHFTFGSVQKDGINKASQGMHTSKFCLNIAGDTPSSNRLFDAIASHCVPVIISDDIELPYEDVLDYSEFCIFIRTRDALKQNFLVNLTRNIGRDEWTRMWKKLQEVQKFYEFQFPSREGDAVQMIWQAVARRVPAIRMKLHKSRRFSRTVSRKETGLSRIPSPSNFW
- the LOC126600110 gene encoding tetratricopeptide repeat domain-containing protein PYG7, chloroplastic-like isoform X2, which encodes MSPLQQHRYYPTTTGQSVRRGVLIQKTLVLVRVRQILRGELAVETPASTILEKIFGNHLVTGDVKFMKRPYDWVSAFLVGQSLLLISAPMARSRDIIKPNAVYETGELFELGIQLSYLLLLLGFLGVGTFFVIRQVLVRRELDLSAKELQEQVRSGDADATELFELGAVMLRRKIYPAAIKYLVQAIEKWDGDDQDLAQVYNALGVSYVREGKLAKGITQFETAVKLQPGYVTAWNNLGDAYEKRKDFKAALNAFEEVLLFDPNNKVAIPRRETLMQQVKMYRDVPVKTKERSSDSMR
- the LOC126600110 gene encoding tetratricopeptide repeat domain-containing protein PYG7, chloroplastic-like isoform X4 — translated: MATFLRTPPLRAPFAPLSSTVSPNHPRTSYVSCRQGSSSTAQFLSFSSLRSSHSPSVRFLKFAPLASRHETLSAETAEEIRELNEFEADTPWRTSSGNSCLNNFEIFGNHLVTGDVKFMKRPYDWVSAFLVGQSLLLISAPMARSRDIIKPNAVYETGELFELGIQLSYLLLLLGFLGVGTFFVIRQVLVRRELDLSAKELQEQVRSGDADATELFELGAVMLRRKIYPAAIKYLVQAIEKWDGDDQDLAQVYNALGVSYVREGKLAKGITQFETAVKLQPGYVTAWNNLGDAYEKRKDFKAALNAFEEVLLFDPNNKVAIPRRETLMQQVKMYRDVPVKTKERSSDSMR
- the LOC126600110 gene encoding tetratricopeptide repeat domain-containing protein PYG7, chloroplastic-like isoform X1; amino-acid sequence: MATFLRTPPLRAPFAPLSSTVSPNHPRTSYVSCRQGSSSTAQFLSFSSLRSSHSPSVRFLKFAPLASRHETLSAETAEEIRELNEFEILRGELAVETPASTILEKIFGNHLVTGDVKFMKRPYDWVSAFLVGQSLLLISAPMARSRDIIKPNAVYETGELFELGIQLSYLLLLLGFLGVGTFFVIRQVLVRRELDLSAKELQEQVRSGDADATELFELGAVMLRRKIYPAAIKYLVQAIEKWDGDDQDLAQVYNALGVSYVREGKLAKGITQFETAVKLQPGYVTAWNNLGDAYEKRKDFKAALNAFEEVLLFDPNNKVAIPRRETLMQQVKMYRDVPVKTKERSSDSMR